The following coding sequences lie in one Streptococcus suis genomic window:
- a CDS encoding alanine--tRNA ligase produces the protein MKNLSSAQIRQMWLDFWKSKGHSVEPSANLVPVNDPTLLWINSGVATLKKYFDGSVIPDNPRITNAQKSIRTNDIENVGKTARHHTMFEMLGNFSIGDYFRDEAIEWGFELLTSPEWFALPKDKLYMTYYPDDVDSYNRWIALGVEPSHLIPLEDNFWEIGAGPSGPDTEIFFDRGTDFDPENIGIRLLEEDIENDRYIEIWNIVLSQFNADPAVPRSEYKELPNKNIDTGAGLERLAAIFQGAKTNFETDLFLPIIREVEKISGKTYDQDGDNMSFKVIADHIRALSFAIGDGALPGNEGRGYVLRRLLRRASMHGQRLGITEPFLYKLVETVGNIMESYYPEILEKRAFIEKIVKSEEESFARTIHTGSQFAEQLMDKLAAEGKSEIDGRDIFKLYDTYGFQVELTEELAEHRGMTLDIAGFEAAMKEQQDRARASVVKGGSMGMQNETLAAITEESTFVYGQTALEASLSVIVADNARTEAVSEGQALLVFDQTPFYAEMGGQVADHGFVKNAAGDIVATVIDVQKAPNGQPLHTVELSASISVGQTYTLEIETKRRKGVEKNHTATHLLHAALHNIIGEHATQAGSLNEQDFLRFDFTHFEAVTAEELRRIEEEVNEQIWNAIPVVTVETDIDTAKEMGAMALFGEKYGKEVRVVTIGDYSVELCGGTHVSNTAEIGIFKILKEEGIGSGTRRIIAVTGREAFLAYRDQEDALKEVAATIKSPQIKEVPNKVESLAQQVRDLQKENAALKEKAAAAAAGDVFKEVKDANGIRYIASQVQVSDAGALRTFADNWKQKDYSDVLVLVAAIGDKVNVLVASKSNDVHAGNLIKVLAPIVAGRGGGKPDMAMAGGSDASAIQNLLNSVAENL, from the coding sequence ATGAAAAATTTATCTTCTGCTCAAATTCGTCAAATGTGGTTGGATTTCTGGAAATCAAAGGGTCACTCTGTTGAGCCTTCAGCAAATCTTGTCCCAGTAAACGATCCAACTCTTTTATGGATCAACTCTGGTGTGGCAACTCTAAAAAAATACTTCGATGGCTCTGTCATTCCAGATAACCCACGGATTACAAATGCCCAAAAATCCATCCGTACCAACGATATTGAAAACGTTGGTAAGACAGCCCGCCACCACACCATGTTTGAAATGCTTGGTAACTTCTCTATCGGTGATTATTTCCGTGATGAAGCGATTGAGTGGGGCTTTGAGCTTTTGACCAGTCCAGAATGGTTTGCTTTGCCAAAAGACAAGCTCTACATGACTTACTATCCTGATGATGTGGATTCATACAATCGTTGGATTGCCCTTGGTGTTGAGCCAAGCCACTTGATTCCGCTTGAGGATAACTTCTGGGAAATTGGTGCAGGTCCTTCTGGTCCAGATACGGAAATTTTCTTTGACCGTGGTACTGACTTTGACCCTGAAAACATTGGTATCCGTCTCTTGGAAGAAGATATTGAAAATGATCGTTACATCGAGATTTGGAATATCGTATTGTCCCAGTTCAACGCAGACCCAGCTGTTCCGCGTTCTGAGTACAAGGAATTGCCAAACAAAAACATCGATACGGGCGCAGGTTTGGAGCGTTTGGCAGCTATTTTCCAAGGGGCTAAGACCAACTTTGAAACGGATCTCTTCTTGCCAATCATTCGTGAAGTAGAAAAGATTTCTGGTAAGACCTATGACCAAGATGGCGACAACATGAGCTTCAAGGTTATTGCAGACCACATCCGTGCCCTTTCTTTTGCTATTGGTGACGGTGCCCTTCCTGGAAATGAAGGTCGTGGTTATGTCCTTCGTCGTTTGCTTCGTCGTGCTTCTATGCATGGCCAACGTTTGGGCATTACAGAGCCATTCTTGTACAAATTGGTGGAGACAGTTGGCAATATCATGGAAAGCTACTATCCAGAAATACTTGAAAAACGTGCCTTCATTGAGAAGATTGTTAAGAGTGAAGAAGAGTCATTTGCTCGTACTATCCATACAGGTTCACAATTTGCTGAGCAATTGATGGATAAATTGGCAGCAGAAGGTAAGTCTGAGATTGATGGTCGTGACATTTTCAAACTCTATGATACCTATGGTTTCCAAGTAGAATTGACAGAAGAATTGGCTGAGCACCGTGGTATGACCCTTGATATTGCTGGTTTTGAAGCGGCTATGAAAGAGCAACAGGACCGTGCCCGTGCCTCAGTTGTCAAAGGTGGTTCAATGGGTATGCAAAATGAAACCCTGGCTGCTATCACAGAAGAGTCGACCTTTGTTTACGGCCAAACAGCTCTTGAAGCAAGCTTATCTGTCATTGTGGCTGATAATGCGCGTACAGAAGCAGTCTCAGAAGGTCAAGCCCTCCTTGTCTTTGACCAAACACCATTCTATGCAGAAATGGGTGGTCAGGTTGCAGACCATGGTTTTGTGAAAAATGCTGCTGGAGACATTGTTGCGACTGTCATCGATGTGCAGAAAGCACCAAATGGTCAACCATTGCACACAGTTGAACTGTCCGCAAGCATTTCAGTTGGTCAAACCTACACACTTGAAATCGAAACAAAACGCCGTAAGGGTGTTGAGAAGAACCACACAGCAACTCACTTGCTCCATGCAGCTCTTCACAATATTATCGGCGAGCATGCAACACAGGCTGGTTCCTTGAACGAGCAAGACTTCCTCCGCTTTGACTTTACGCATTTTGAGGCAGTTACTGCGGAAGAACTTCGTCGTATTGAAGAAGAAGTCAATGAGCAAATTTGGAATGCTATCCCAGTTGTGACAGTTGAGACAGATATTGACACAGCCAAGGAAATGGGGGCAATGGCTCTCTTTGGTGAAAAATACGGTAAAGAAGTCCGCGTTGTTACTATCGGTGACTATTCTGTGGAGCTCTGTGGTGGTACCCATGTTAGCAACACCGCTGAAATCGGTATCTTCAAGATTTTGAAAGAAGAAGGTATCGGTTCAGGTACTCGCCGTATCATTGCGGTAACAGGCCGTGAAGCCTTCCTTGCCTATCGTGACCAAGAAGATGCCCTCAAAGAAGTAGCGGCAACTATCAAGTCACCGCAGATCAAGGAAGTGCCAAACAAGGTTGAAAGTCTTGCACAACAAGTTCGTGACCTGCAAAAAGAAAATGCAGCTCTGAAAGAAAAAGCAGCGGCAGCAGCTGCTGGTGATGTCTTCAAAGAGGTCAAAGATGCTAATGGCATTCGCTACATTGCTAGCCAGGTCCAAGTTTCAGATGCAGGTGCTCTCCGTACCTTCGCTGACAACTGGAAGCAAAAAGACTACTCTGACGTCTTGGTGTTGGTTGCCGCAATCGGTGACAAGGTCAATGTTCTTGTAGCAAGCAAGTCAAACGATGTTCATGCAGGTAACCTCATCAAAGTCCTTGCGCCAATCGTAGCAGGTCGTGGTGGTGGTAAGCCAGACATGGCCATGGCAGGTG
- a CDS encoding UDP-N-acetylenolpyruvoylglucosamine reductase, with amino-acid sequence MKQFQVKQRFTFGGEKFDIRDSFGDLAYQVEGSFLEIPKRFIVTNSRGGEVCQITKKFLTFLPQFTIDMADGHSFYLQKEFTFFKDRYTVENLGLILDGNIWDLDFRLKRPDGMLVAEISKELFHLTSHYSVTVLEDSYADLVISLVVAIDYIEMMEDASN; translated from the coding sequence ATGAAGCAATTTCAAGTGAAACAGCGCTTTACCTTTGGTGGTGAAAAATTTGATATTCGTGATAGTTTTGGGGATCTTGCTTATCAAGTGGAGGGCTCTTTCCTCGAAATTCCAAAACGATTTATCGTGACCAATTCCAGAGGTGGGGAAGTTTGTCAGATTACTAAGAAGTTTTTGACCTTCCTGCCCCAGTTTACCATTGATATGGCAGATGGTCATTCTTTCTACTTGCAAAAGGAATTTACCTTTTTCAAGGACCGTTATACTGTGGAAAATCTAGGTTTAATCCTAGACGGAAATATCTGGGATTTGGATTTTCGCTTGAAAAGACCAGATGGTATGCTCGTAGCTGAAATCTCCAAAGAACTCTTTCATTTAACGTCTCATTACTCCGTTACTGTATTGGAGGACTCCTATGCAGATTTGGTCATTTCCTTGGTGGTCGCAATTGACTACATCGAAATGATGGAAGATGCATCGAATTAA
- a CDS encoding foldase PrsA, protein MKQTKKILAGAVTLFAAVTLAACSNAADKDIITMKGNTITVSEFYEKVKTNSQAQQVLLSMIISNVFEDQYGDKVTAKEVDEAYDKMAEQYGDSFATALSSAGLTQETYKEQIRTNKLVEYAVKQAAEKELTDENYKAAYDAYTPEVTARIIKLTDEAKANEVLAAAQAEGADFAQLAKDNSTDTATKDNGGEVKFDSTSTTVPTEVQNAVFALDAGQVGASVISVVDMTTYTTSYYVVKLEAKSEKSANWEDYKDKLKEIILAQKQSDSTFVATVLKEALQKANVKVKDSAFQNLLSQYVTTEESSSSSTESSSSSTESSSSTTESSSSSGQ, encoded by the coding sequence ATGAAGCAAACTAAAAAAATTCTCGCGGGTGCAGTAACACTCTTTGCTGCAGTAACACTCGCTGCTTGTTCCAATGCAGCTGATAAAGATATCATTACGATGAAAGGGAATACGATTACTGTGTCTGAGTTTTATGAGAAGGTAAAAACAAACTCTCAAGCTCAACAAGTTCTATTGTCAATGATTATTAGTAATGTATTTGAAGACCAGTATGGTGACAAAGTGACTGCAAAAGAAGTCGATGAGGCTTATGACAAAATGGCAGAGCAATATGGTGATTCATTTGCAACAGCTCTTTCTTCAGCTGGCTTGACTCAAGAAACTTACAAAGAACAAATCCGTACTAATAAATTGGTTGAGTATGCTGTAAAACAGGCTGCTGAAAAGGAATTGACTGATGAGAACTACAAGGCAGCTTATGATGCCTATACACCAGAAGTGACTGCACGTATCATCAAATTGACAGACGAAGCTAAGGCAAATGAAGTTTTAGCGGCAGCACAAGCTGAAGGTGCAGATTTTGCTCAATTGGCGAAGGACAATTCTACGGATACTGCTACAAAAGACAATGGAGGCGAAGTAAAATTCGATTCAACTTCAACAACTGTTCCTACAGAAGTTCAAAACGCGGTCTTTGCTTTGGATGCAGGTCAAGTAGGGGCATCCGTTATTTCAGTAGTAGATATGACAACTTATACAACTAGCTACTATGTTGTAAAATTGGAAGCGAAGTCAGAAAAATCTGCCAACTGGGAAGACTATAAAGATAAGTTGAAAGAGATTATTTTGGCGCAAAAGCAAAGTGATTCAACATTTGTTGCTACTGTGCTGAAAGAAGCGCTCCAAAAAGCAAACGTTAAGGTTAAAGACAGTGCTTTCCAAAATCTTCTTTCACAATATGTGACAACAGAAGAAAGCAGTTCTTCATCAACGGAAAGTAGCTCTTCGTCGACTGAAAGTTCTTCTTCTACAACAGAATCTTCTAGTTCTTCAGGTCAATAA
- a CDS encoding methyltransferase: MVESYSKNANHNMRRPVVKEEIVDFMRTRQAQNTGFLKELEEFAHQENIPVIPHETVAYFRLLMQTLQPKRILEIGTAIGFSALLMADNSPHSKITTIDRNEEMIGFAKENFVKYDQRQQIELLEGEAMDILPTLPDDAYDFVFMDSAKSKYIVFLPEVLKKVKVGGLIILDDIFQGGDVAKDIKDVRRGQRTIYKGLQRLFDATLDNPDVTASLVSMSDGLLMLRKNRENVDLKLTEI; encoded by the coding sequence ATGGTCGAATCATATAGTAAAAACGCAAATCACAATATGCGCCGTCCGGTTGTCAAGGAAGAAATTGTAGATTTTATGCGAACACGTCAGGCGCAAAATACAGGTTTTTTGAAAGAACTGGAAGAGTTTGCTCATCAAGAAAACATTCCAGTTATCCCTCATGAAACGGTAGCTTATTTCCGCTTGCTGATGCAGACACTCCAACCTAAACGGATTTTAGAAATTGGAACTGCTATTGGCTTCTCTGCGTTACTGATGGCTGACAATAGCCCGCATTCGAAGATTACAACGATTGATCGAAATGAAGAAATGATTGGCTTTGCAAAGGAAAACTTTGTCAAATATGATCAGCGCCAGCAGATTGAATTGCTGGAAGGGGAAGCCATGGATATTCTTCCGACTTTACCAGATGACGCATACGATTTTGTTTTCATGGATTCTGCTAAATCAAAATATATTGTATTTTTACCAGAAGTCTTGAAAAAGGTCAAAGTAGGCGGTCTAATCATTTTGGATGACATCTTCCAAGGAGGAGATGTTGCCAAAGACATCAAGGATGTCAGAAGAGGGCAGCGCACTATTTATAAGGGATTGCAACGTTTATTCGATGCGACTTTGGATAATCCAGATGTGACTGCTAGTCTTGTTTCCATGAGTGACGGTCTCCTTATGTTGAGGAAAAACAGGGAAAATGTTGACTTAAAACTTACAGAAATTTAA